The DNA sequence CTCGCACCTCCATTTCACGACTCCGCTCCATTGGCTCGCTATTCCTCTGTGTCCTGCTTCTGGTACTGGGCATCGGCTCCGGCGAAACCTTCGCCGACGAGCCGGCCCAACTGGTGAAGGTCCTCGTGACCTATCATTCGTTGTCCGGCAATACCGAACGCATGGCTGAAGCGGTGGCCGAGGGCGCGAGAAGCGTGCTCGGCGCCGAGGTGCTGCTGAAACGGGTCGGCCAGGTGACGGCGGAGGATCTGTTCTCCGCCGATGCGGTCGTGGTCGGTTCGCCGGTCTATTGGTCGAATATGTCGGGTGAGGTGAAGACCTTCTTCGATAACTGGCAGTTCAAGTTTGGCGTGTTCCCTGAATTCAAGATGAAGAACAAAGTCGGC is a window from the Nitrospirota bacterium genome containing:
- a CDS encoding NAD(P)H-dependent oxidoreductase, with product MLSARTSISRLRSIGSLFLCVLLLVLGIGSGETFADEPAQLVKVLVTYHSLSGNTERMAEAVAEGARSVLGAEVLLKRVGQVTAEDLFSADAVVVGSPVYWSNMSGEVKTFFDNWQFKFGVFPEFKMKNKVGAAFATGGQISSGKEVTMLTILAAMLGNQMIVVSGGGAFGASATTEGDSPGIDNKELAEAKALGLRVAEVATRFKAGSVK